In Micromonospora sp. WMMA1363, a genomic segment contains:
- a CDS encoding Trm112 family protein, giving the protein MALDPQLLEILACPDTHHAPLDYDVQAQTLTCTECGRIFEVRGDVPVLLLDEARGGPVERS; this is encoded by the coding sequence GTGGCCTTGGACCCGCAGTTGCTGGAGATCCTTGCCTGCCCGGACACGCACCACGCCCCGCTCGACTACGACGTCCAGGCGCAGACGCTGACCTGCACGGAGTGCGGCCGGATCTTCGAGGTCCGGGGCGATGTGCCGGTGCTGCTGCTGGACGAGGCGCGGGGCGGCCCCGTGGAGCGGTCGTGA